One region of Sebastes fasciatus isolate fSebFas1 chromosome 1, fSebFas1.pri, whole genome shotgun sequence genomic DNA includes:
- the LOC141775104 gene encoding uncharacterized protein LOC141775104: MTEFRRRPFDFRHLLKMPDSCCAIGCTNRRGDKPGMCFYRIPSEKDHLERRRLWISALRRDSVPGESKQWQPSKYARICSEHFIKGAKCDDPLSPDWVPSVFSHTPATKKRKRERDMERYGHHSRMKNKRVEEKRKQDAVDVLLELSSVPEVESAPPAEDEQQCDNRPWKEKTERLQRECNELREEKERLKDRIRSGTFDELADDEKVKTMTGIPTYSKLQVVLTFVMSFLQAGTNLSPFQQLLLTLMRLKMNLPLSLLGCIFKISIPTASRTFRNTVEGLNARLVPALVFWPNGEELQLSMPMIFRQVFRKCACIIDCFEIFIEKPRDLRARAQTYSKYKHHHTMKYLIGITPKGTVYFLSKGWGGRTSDKHLTESSGFLDHLIPGDVILADRGFDVADSVGLYNAELKIPAFTKGKKQMGPVELESTRGLASVRIHVERVIGEARNRYTILQSTIGIQMCEAEHPKGLTPLDKILHVCCALTNLAPSVVPLG, encoded by the exons ATGACTGAATTTCGTCGCAGACCTTTTGATTTTCGCCATCTATTGAAAATGCCGGACAGTTGTTGTGCAATTGGATGCACTAACCGACGGGGAGACAAACCTGGGATGTGCTTTTACCGTATCCCTTCAGAAAAAGACCACTTAGAGAGGAGGAGATTGTGGATTTCTGCCCTCAGACGTGACTCTGTCCCCGGGGAGAGCAAACAATGGCAGCCATCGAAGTATGCACGTATTTGCAGCGAACATTTCATCAAAG GTGCCAAATGTGATGACCCGCTGTCCCCCGACTGGGTTCCATCCGTCTTCTCACACACACCAGCCACcaagaagaggaaaagagagagagacatggaaaGGTATGGACACCACAGCAGGATGAAGAACAAAAGGGTGGAGGAGAAAAGGAAGCAAGATGCAGTGGATGTCCTCCTAGAGTTGTCATCAGTGCCAGAAGTTGAGTCTGCTCCACCTGCCGAGGATGAACAACAGTGTGACAACAGACCATGGAAGGAAAAGACTGAAAGATTACAAAGGGAATGTAATGAACTCagggaggaaaaggaaaggCTGAAGGACAGAATTAGATCAGGAACATTTGATGAACTGGCTGATGATGAAAAAGTGAAGACAATGACTGGAATCCCCACATATTCAAAGTTACAAGTCGTGTTAACGTTTGTGATGTCGTTTTTGCAGGCTGGTACAAACCTCTCTCCCTTCCAGCAACTGCTGTTAACTCTTATGAGACTGAAAATGAACCTTCCCCTTTCATTGCTTGGTTGTATTTTTAAGATCTCGATTCCAACTGCCAGTAGAACATTTAGAAACACCGTTGAAGGTTTGAACGCGAGGCTCGTTCCAGCACTTGTGTTTTGGCCAAATGGAGAAGAGCTTCAGCTGTCCATGCCGATGATATTTAGACAGGTCTTTCGTAAATGTGCCTGCATTATTGACTGCTTTGAGATTTTCATTGAAAAGCCTAGAGACCTGAGAGCAAGAGCACAGACATACTCAAAATACAAACACCACCATACCATGAAATATCTAATTGGCATAACACCAAAAGGAACAGTTTATTTTCTATCAAAAGGATGGGGAGGCAGAACATCAGACAAACACTTGACTGAGAGCAGTGGATTTTTAGATCACCTCATCCCTGGTGATGTGATACTAGCTGATAGAGGGTTTGATGTGGCAGATTCAGTTGGTCTGTACAATGCTGAGCTTAAGATCCCAGCTTTTACTAAAGGGAAAAAGCAAATGGGTCCAGTGGAATTGGAGTCAACACGAGGACTCGCATCAGTTAGGATCCATGTCGAGAGAGTTATCGGTGAGGCAAGGAATCGGTATACCATACTTCAAAGTACAATTGGAATTCAGATGTGTGAAGCTGAGCATCCTAAAGGTCTTACACCTCTAGATAAAATATTGCATGTGTGCTGTGCACTGACAAATTTAGCACCTTCAGTCGTTCCTTTGGGGTAA